The following proteins come from a genomic window of Meleagris gallopavo isolate NT-WF06-2002-E0010 breed Aviagen turkey brand Nicholas breeding stock unplaced genomic scaffold, Turkey_5.1 ChrUn_random_7180001830786, whole genome shotgun sequence:
- the LOC104915611 gene encoding scale keratin-like yields MSCYDLCPPKTSVAVPQPIAESCNELCARQCPDSTAFIQPPPVVVTFPGPILSSFPQQAVVGSSGAPAFGGSLGLGGLYGAGATQGSGGLCTFGRPYASPACSPCPLPRYSRKFWDTCGPC; encoded by the coding sequence ATGTCTTGCTACGACCTGTGCCCACCAAAAACCAGCGTTGCCGTGCCCCAGCCCATCGCTGAGAGCTGCAACGAGCTGTGCGCGCGCCAGTGCCCCGACTCAACGGCCTTCATCCAGCCACCGCCCGTTGTCGTCACCTTCCCCGgccccatcctcagctccttcccccagcaAGCCGTGGTGGGCTCCTCCGGAGCACCCGCCTTTGGGGGCTCCCTGGGGCTGGGGGGCCTCTACGGTGCCGGGGCCACTCAGGGCTCGGGGGGCCTCTGCACCTTTGGCAGACCCTACgcttctcctgcctgcagcccctgccccttGCCCCGCTACAGCAGGAAGTTCTGGGACACCTGTGGGCCCTGCTAA